One genomic segment of Chitinophaga sancti includes these proteins:
- a CDS encoding carboxylesterase/lipase family protein gives MKRVLLTLGVLVQLASLNSFSQIKDQITIHNGIVQGVREPGSSILIFKGIPYAQPPVGPLRWKEPQPAKNWKGIRKADHFGHNAMQKNIFGDMSFRSSGMSEDCLYLNVWTPTKTGKEKLPVLVYFYGGGLAAGDGSEPRYDGASMAKKGIVAITVNYRLGIFGFFSHPDLTQESPHHSSGNYGYLDQHAALEWVRDNVAAFGGDPNKVTIAGESAGSISVSVHMASPLSKGLIAGAIGESGAAINPTLYPVPLAEAEAHGTSFAEKMNANNLDELRAIPAEKLLDSVFSVATPYSSATIDGYFIPRSLPEIFEAGEQAQVPLLVGWNSAEVPFQAIMRAEAPSPENYKKVVSQTFGDKASGILELYPANSEEETIRSATALASDRFIVYSTWKWADLHVKTSGQPVYRYVFSRIRPAMTPKMGNATPGLAGGVKKGDNSKPTPPKYPSVGASHASEIEYALGNLYSNKVYSWTADDYKVSATMLDYFANFIKTGNPNGNGLPQWEPITKDSKRINYMDINVKSEQKEETDRERYLYLDKLYMK, from the coding sequence ATGAAAAGAGTTCTTTTGACACTAGGCGTACTGGTACAATTGGCCTCTCTGAATTCATTTAGTCAGATAAAAGATCAGATCACCATTCACAATGGTATCGTTCAGGGAGTACGGGAACCGGGATCATCTATTTTAATCTTCAAAGGCATCCCTTATGCCCAGCCACCTGTCGGCCCTCTCAGATGGAAAGAGCCACAACCCGCTAAAAACTGGAAAGGCATCCGCAAAGCAGACCACTTTGGTCACAATGCGATGCAGAAAAACATCTTTGGCGATATGTCTTTCCGCTCGTCAGGCATGAGCGAAGACTGCCTCTACCTCAATGTATGGACACCGACCAAAACAGGTAAGGAAAAACTACCTGTATTAGTCTATTTCTACGGTGGTGGCCTAGCTGCCGGCGATGGATCAGAACCACGTTACGATGGCGCCAGCATGGCGAAAAAAGGAATTGTAGCCATTACCGTCAATTACCGCCTCGGTATCTTTGGCTTCTTCTCACATCCTGACCTGACACAGGAATCCCCTCACCACTCTTCCGGCAACTACGGCTACCTCGATCAGCATGCCGCCCTGGAATGGGTACGTGACAATGTCGCTGCCTTTGGTGGCGATCCAAATAAAGTGACCATTGCAGGCGAATCAGCAGGTTCCATCTCCGTATCCGTACACATGGCCTCTCCGCTCTCCAAAGGGCTTATAGCAGGCGCAATAGGGGAGAGCGGCGCTGCCATCAACCCAACATTGTATCCTGTACCACTGGCAGAAGCAGAAGCACATGGTACCTCATTCGCAGAAAAGATGAATGCCAACAATCTGGATGAACTCAGAGCTATTCCCGCAGAGAAACTGCTGGATTCTGTATTCTCCGTGGCCACACCTTACTCCTCCGCTACCATCGATGGCTACTTCATTCCCCGCTCACTACCTGAAATCTTTGAAGCAGGCGAGCAGGCACAGGTTCCCCTGCTGGTAGGATGGAACTCCGCAGAAGTACCTTTCCAGGCGATTATGAGGGCAGAAGCGCCTTCGCCAGAGAACTATAAAAAGGTAGTCAGCCAAACATTCGGAGATAAAGCTTCCGGCATCCTGGAGCTATATCCTGCCAATAGCGAGGAAGAAACCATCCGCTCTGCTACCGCATTGGCCAGCGATCGCTTTATCGTATACAGCACCTGGAAATGGGCAGATCTGCACGTCAAAACCAGCGGTCAGCCCGTATACCGGTATGTATTTTCACGCATCCGCCCGGCTATGACACCTAAGATGGGTAACGCCACCCCTGGCCTGGCTGGAGGCGTAAAAAAAGGAGACAACTCCAAACCAACGCCACCTAAATACCCTTCCGTAGGTGCATCGCATGCTTCTGAAATCGAATATGCCCTGGGCAATCTTTACAGCAATAAAGTATATTCCTGGACGGCTGATGACTACAAAGTATCTGCTACCATGCTGGATTACTTCGCCAATTTCATCAAAACCGGCAATCCCAATGGCAATGGCTTACCACAATGGGAACCCATCACCAAAGACAGTAAGCGCATCAACTACATGGATATCAACGTGAAGAGTGAACAGAAAGAAGAAACAGACAGAGAAAGATATCTTTACCTCGATAAGCTCTATATGAAATAA
- a CDS encoding alpha/beta hydrolase encodes MSKIIVKDGTEIYYKDWGTGQPIVFHHGWPLSSDDWDLQMMFFVEQGYRVIAHDRRGHGRSTQTATGNEMDTYVEDVAELTKALDLKNAIHIGHSTGGGEVIRYVAKHGGNGRVAKAVLISAVTPIMVKTESNPDGVPLSVFDEIRVGTGTNRAQYFHDFPTPFFGYNREGANVKQGVKDNWWRQGMMGGIKAHYDCIKAFSETDFTEDLKSVEVPVLVMHGEDDQIVPYQITALKAVKLLKNGKLITYPGFPHGMPTTEAETINKDLLEFIKG; translated from the coding sequence ATGAGTAAGATTATAGTTAAAGACGGTACAGAGATTTATTACAAAGATTGGGGTACCGGACAGCCAATTGTATTTCATCATGGTTGGCCTTTATCTTCTGATGACTGGGATTTACAAATGATGTTCTTCGTTGAACAAGGTTACAGAGTCATTGCACATGACCGCAGAGGGCATGGCCGTTCTACACAGACAGCTACCGGCAATGAAATGGATACTTATGTAGAAGATGTGGCAGAACTGACCAAGGCACTGGATCTGAAAAATGCAATTCACATTGGTCACTCTACCGGTGGTGGTGAAGTGATCCGCTATGTAGCTAAACATGGTGGAAACGGTCGTGTGGCAAAGGCGGTACTGATCAGTGCTGTAACGCCTATTATGGTGAAGACAGAGAGCAATCCTGATGGTGTTCCATTGTCTGTATTCGATGAAATTCGTGTAGGTACTGGTACTAACAGAGCACAGTATTTTCATGATTTCCCGACTCCGTTCTTTGGTTACAACCGTGAAGGTGCAAATGTAAAGCAGGGTGTGAAAGATAATTGGTGGCGTCAGGGTATGATGGGTGGTATCAAGGCTCATTATGACTGTATCAAGGCTTTTTCAGAAACTGATTTTACAGAAGATCTGAAAAGTGTAGAGGTGCCTGTGCTGGTAATGCATGGGGAAGATGATCAGATTGTACCTTATCAGATCACTGCTTTAAAGGCGGTTAAGTTGCTGAAGAATGGTAAGCTGATTACTTATCCGGGTTTCCCGCATGGTATGCCAACGACTGAAGCGGAGACTATTAATAAGGATCTGTTAGAATTTATCAAGGGATAG
- a CDS encoding CPBP family intramembrane glutamic endopeptidase yields MAGIIVELIISWLLLWFFEKKHLTALGIGIQPKRMRDLGYGLLGAAICCTVYHLLTTIHWRLHKMISINVIWWVLKSVLFEELAFRGALLYIAIRKLGITRACILSALCFGIYHIFSYEVYGNPGMALLVLVITGIIGLTLAYAFANTQTMYLPIGLHLGWNLINILIFSAGPLGKQLFIKASSAGLTGISSLLVFLLQLFALPLFTAWYLKKFYKKVKL; encoded by the coding sequence ATGGCTGGTATTATAGTCGAGCTGATCATTTCATGGTTATTACTCTGGTTTTTTGAAAAGAAGCATCTCACAGCTTTGGGTATCGGTATTCAACCCAAAAGAATGCGGGATCTGGGGTATGGTTTGCTGGGAGCGGCTATTTGCTGTACGGTGTATCATTTGCTCACTACCATTCATTGGAGGCTTCATAAAATGATTTCAATAAATGTTATATGGTGGGTATTGAAATCAGTATTATTCGAAGAGCTGGCATTCAGAGGTGCTTTGCTTTATATTGCTATCAGGAAATTAGGCATCACCAGGGCATGTATATTATCTGCATTATGCTTTGGCATCTATCACATCTTTTCTTATGAAGTATATGGTAATCCGGGTATGGCTTTATTGGTGTTGGTGATTACCGGTATAATCGGTTTAACGCTGGCGTATGCTTTTGCAAATACACAGACCATGTATTTACCCATAGGATTACACCTAGGATGGAACCTGATCAATATTCTTATTTTTTCAGCAGGACCATTGGGAAAGCAGTTATTCATCAAAGCCAGTAGCGCAGGATTAACAGGAATTTCATCACTGCTGGTGTTCTTATTACAACTCTTTGCATTGCCACTTTTTACTGCATGGTATTTGAAAAAATTCTACAAAAAGGTTAAGCTATAA
- a CDS encoding SDR family NAD(P)-dependent oxidoreductase yields MSQQHPIISPYDKSSTASDVLTGLDLHGKTVVITGGHSGLGLATSRALSEAGAHIIVGARDVHAAKAAFNDQSGSKRLSGFNGLSDIEVGNLDLADLNSVRAFANTVLFNEKHIDIVINSAGIMACPEHRIGNGWESQFAVNHLGHFALVNHLWPALIGGARVVAVSSAGHQISAIRWHDLHFNEGYDKWQAYGQSKTANALFAVHLDELGKDVGISAFSLHPGKIFTPLQRFLTNDEMVNSGWIDQEGNPLDPTFKTPEQGAATQVWAATSPLLEGLGGVYCEDCNIADILVGTTLTGVKLYAIDHGQAKRLWELSAQLTGI; encoded by the coding sequence ATGAGTCAACAACATCCGATTATATCTCCTTATGATAAAAGTTCCACAGCAAGTGATGTACTGACAGGTTTGGATTTACATGGAAAAACGGTTGTCATTACCGGTGGCCATTCTGGTTTGGGTCTAGCTACAAGCCGAGCCTTGTCTGAGGCGGGCGCCCATATCATTGTTGGAGCGAGAGATGTTCATGCTGCAAAAGCTGCCTTTAATGACCAATCAGGATCCAAGAGATTGTCGGGCTTCAATGGACTGTCAGATATTGAGGTAGGCAACCTGGATTTAGCCGATCTGAATAGTGTGCGGGCGTTTGCAAATACTGTTCTGTTCAACGAAAAGCATATTGATATCGTCATCAACAGTGCAGGTATCATGGCTTGTCCTGAACATCGTATAGGAAATGGTTGGGAATCGCAATTCGCTGTCAACCACCTGGGGCATTTTGCGCTGGTTAATCATCTATGGCCTGCGTTAATTGGTGGTGCGAGAGTGGTTGCCGTTTCGTCTGCCGGTCATCAAATTTCTGCCATCCGCTGGCATGATCTGCACTTTAATGAAGGGTATGACAAATGGCAGGCTTATGGACAATCCAAAACTGCCAATGCATTATTTGCAGTTCACTTAGATGAATTGGGAAAAGACGTTGGTATCAGCGCATTTTCGCTTCATCCCGGGAAAATTTTTACGCCGCTTCAGCGATTTTTAACCAATGATGAAATGGTTAACAGTGGCTGGATTGATCAGGAAGGCAATCCGTTAGATCCGACTTTTAAAACGCCGGAACAAGGCGCAGCTACACAGGTATGGGCTGCCACTTCGCCTTTGCTGGAAGGGCTTGGTGGGGTGTATTGTGAGGACTGCAATATTGCGGACATTTTAGTGGGGACGACTTTGACTGGTGTGAAGCTGTATGCCATTGACCACGGACAGGCAAAGCGCCTTTGGGAGCTTTCTGCACAGTTGACGGGGATATAA
- a CDS encoding AraC family transcriptional regulator yields MDVLSDVLTLLRPQTFVSAGLDAGTAWAIQFPGHEGIKFNAVLKGSCYLQVDGDENVYHLNAGDCFLLTSGKPFAMGSDLSIPKIHSDTIYKHAKEGIATCNGGGSLFLTGARFHFNNQSAKLLFGQLPPVVYVPEKYDQAAVLRWGIERFTTEFRSERFGRKTILEHLAPIMLVQTLRIYMSSPDAKNQGWFAAAIHPNLGAVMQAIHSSPQEKWTVEKLCEIACMSRSGFALKFKQIIGQAPLEYLTNWRMFIAAESLKNTGQAISEIALAVGYESESAFSAAFKKIMGVPPRAYKGIRH; encoded by the coding sequence ATGGATGTATTATCAGATGTATTGACCCTCCTTAGACCACAAACCTTTGTATCGGCAGGATTAGATGCGGGTACAGCGTGGGCCATTCAGTTCCCCGGGCATGAAGGGATTAAATTTAATGCAGTATTAAAGGGCAGTTGTTACTTACAGGTGGATGGTGACGAAAATGTATATCACTTAAATGCGGGTGATTGCTTTTTACTTACCAGTGGAAAACCATTCGCGATGGGGTCGGATCTATCAATCCCTAAAATCCACTCAGACACGATATATAAACATGCAAAAGAGGGTATTGCCACATGCAATGGGGGAGGTAGTTTATTCCTGACAGGGGCACGATTTCATTTTAATAATCAATCTGCTAAATTGCTTTTCGGTCAATTGCCGCCAGTCGTGTATGTCCCTGAAAAATATGATCAGGCAGCGGTACTGAGATGGGGAATTGAGCGATTCACGACCGAGTTCCGGTCAGAACGGTTTGGCAGAAAAACCATCCTTGAACACCTCGCACCGATCATGCTGGTGCAGACATTGCGGATATATATGTCTTCTCCTGACGCTAAAAATCAGGGATGGTTTGCGGCCGCTATTCATCCCAACTTAGGGGCGGTCATGCAGGCGATACATAGCAGCCCTCAGGAGAAATGGACAGTGGAAAAGCTGTGTGAGATAGCGTGTATGTCCCGCTCAGGATTTGCCTTGAAATTTAAGCAGATCATTGGTCAGGCGCCATTGGAATATTTAACGAATTGGCGAATGTTCATCGCTGCAGAATCGCTGAAAAACACAGGCCAGGCAATATCCGAAATTGCGTTGGCGGTTGGGTATGAGTCAGAGAGTGCCTTTAGTGCTGCATTTAAGAAAATAATGGGTGTACCTCCGAGGGCTTATAAAGGAATCCGCCATTAA